The Megalops cyprinoides isolate fMegCyp1 chromosome 9, fMegCyp1.pri, whole genome shotgun sequence genome has a window encoding:
- the mffa gene encoding mitochondrial fission factor homolog B isoform X2: protein MEEMAEVSRIHYEIEYTEGISQRMRIPDKLHVAPSASGDHEGACLEAPHHVLMQVPERIVVAEDSEASQYPRSRDLDFIQATPLESLALKTPPRVLTLSDQPLDFLELERPVRPAQPSEEVHSQVRVRRERSVSENTAVRQNGQLTRNDSMFGLSALDTTLDGAPDDMAAVDATTLRRQIIKLNRRLQLLEEENKERTKREMIMYSITVAFWIINSWIWFRR from the exons ATGGAAGAAATGGCAGAAGTCAGCCGCATCCATTATGAGATTGAGTACACAGAGGGTATCAGCCAGCGGATGCGCATTCCTGACAAACTCCATGTGGCCCCTTCTGCTTCTGGGGACCATGAGGGAGCGTGTCTGGAGGCCCCCCACCATGTCCTGATGCAGGTGCCAGAACGGATTGTGGTGGCAG AGGACAGCGAGGCCTCCCAGTACCCCAGATCCAGAGACCTGGACTTCATTCAGGCCACACCCCTGGAGTCGCTGGCGCTAAAGACACCCCCACGGGTCCTCACCCTCAGTGACCAGCCGCTGGACTTCCTGGAGCTGGAACGCCCCGTGAGGCCAGCTCAGCCCAGTGAAGAG GTGCACTCCCAGGTGCGAGTACGGAGAGAACGCTCAGTGAGTGAAAACACTGCAGTCCGTCAGAATGGGCAGCTGACCAGGAATGACTCAAT GTTTGGTCTCTCAGCTCTGGACACTACTTTAGATGGAGCCCCTGATGACATGGCCGCTGTAGATGCAACAACACTACGGCGACAG ATCATCAAACTGAACCGCCGGCTGCAgttgctggaggaggagaataAGGAACGCACCAAGCGCGAGATGATCATGTACTCCATCACCGTGGCCTTCTGGATCATCAACAGCTGGATCTGGTTCCGCCGCTAG
- the mrpl44 gene encoding 39S ribosomal protein L44, mitochondrial, producing MAASYLVSRAVNSLGIHFQHVCRNVLITQTREKKRWMRAYVRLMQKKLKIEGPPPPKPRSQQPNWDYHAEVEAFSNRLQENFSLELLKTAFVNPCYVQTEEERRRTLGVDAETAALSLKDNTELRGKGWDFSCRSLSDWCRGSFPALPEEGVAAVVGHLTGPDVVCHVARNLAVEDLTLSGQFPVPDDVLHTTFFAMIGALHESCETERTQLFLRDFLVPQLIGKDLFEMWEVLNPMGLLVEELSRRKQALPEPRLTRSAGASTVLPLYFVGLYSDKKLLAEGPGETILAAEEEAARVALRKLYGYTENRQPWDFSPKVQPPAPAVRALHSS from the exons ATGGCGGCGAGTTACCTTGTCAGTCGTGCTGTAAATTCGTTAGGTATTCACTTCCAGCATGTTTGTAGGAACGTTCTCATCACACAGACTCGAGAGAAAAAACGATGGATGAGGGCTTATGTGCGCTTGAtgcaaaaaaagctgaagataGAAGGACCACCGCCACCGAAGCCACG CTCTCAGCAGCCCAACTGGGACTACCATGCAGAGGTCGAGGCCTTCAGCAATAGACTTCAAGAGAACTTCTCCCTGGAGCTCCTGAAGACCGCGTTCGTTAACCCCTGCTACGTACAGACCGAGGAGGAGAGGCGGCGCACGCTCGGCGTGGATGCCGAGACTGCTGCCCTCAGCCTGAAGGACAACACAGAGCTGCGGGGTAAGGGCTGGGACTTCTCCTGCAGATCCCTATCCGATTGGTGCAGGGGCAGCTTCCCAGCCCTGCCTGAGGAGGGCGTGGCTGCAGTGGTGGGTCACCTGACCGGTCCTGATGTTGTGTGCCACGTGGCGCGGAACCTTGCAGTGGAAGACCTGACGCTGAGCGGTCAGTTCCCTGTGCCAGACGACGTCCTACACACCACATTCTTCGCCATGATTGGAGCACTCCATGAGAGCTGTGAGACAGAAAGGACACAACTGTTCCTCCGG GACTTCCTGGTTCCGCAGCTGATAGGCAAGGACCTGTTTGAGATGTGGGAGGTGTTGAATCCCATGGGGCTGTTGGTGGAGGAACTATCCCGCAGGAAGCAGGCCCTCCCCGAGCCTCGCCTCACCAGGTCGGCTGGTGCCAGCACTGTACTTCCCCTCTACTTTGTGGGACTTTACAG TGATAAGAAGCTACTGGCTGAAGGTCCAGGAGAGACCATTTTGGCTGCAGAGGAGGAAGCTGCACGCGTGGCCCTAAGGAAGTTGTATGGATACACAGAGAACCGCCAACCCTGGGACTTCTCCCCCAAAGTCCAGCCCCCTGCCCCAGCTGTCCGTGCCCTCCACAGCTCGTAG
- the mffa gene encoding mitochondrial fission factor homolog B isoform X1, which translates to MEEMAEVSRIHYEIEYTEGISQRMRIPDKLHVAPSASGDHEGACLEAPHHVLMQVPERIVVAEDSEASQYPRSRDLDFIQATPLESLALKTPPRVLTLSDQPLDFLELERPVRPAQPSEEVHSQVRVRRERSVSENTAVRQNGQLTRNDSIKPVLRGGSSNPPHDPRFGLSALDTTLDGAPDDMAAVDATTLRRQIIKLNRRLQLLEEENKERTKREMIMYSITVAFWIINSWIWFRR; encoded by the exons ATGGAAGAAATGGCAGAAGTCAGCCGCATCCATTATGAGATTGAGTACACAGAGGGTATCAGCCAGCGGATGCGCATTCCTGACAAACTCCATGTGGCCCCTTCTGCTTCTGGGGACCATGAGGGAGCGTGTCTGGAGGCCCCCCACCATGTCCTGATGCAGGTGCCAGAACGGATTGTGGTGGCAG AGGACAGCGAGGCCTCCCAGTACCCCAGATCCAGAGACCTGGACTTCATTCAGGCCACACCCCTGGAGTCGCTGGCGCTAAAGACACCCCCACGGGTCCTCACCCTCAGTGACCAGCCGCTGGACTTCCTGGAGCTGGAACGCCCCGTGAGGCCAGCTCAGCCCAGTGAAGAG GTGCACTCCCAGGTGCGAGTACGGAGAGAACGCTCAGTGAGTGAAAACACTGCAGTCCGTCAGAATGGGCAGCTGACCAGGAATGACTCAAT CAAGCCAGTGCTTCGAGGGGGGTCGTCCAACCCTCCCCACGACCCCAG GTTTGGTCTCTCAGCTCTGGACACTACTTTAGATGGAGCCCCTGATGACATGGCCGCTGTAGATGCAACAACACTACGGCGACAG ATCATCAAACTGAACCGCCGGCTGCAgttgctggaggaggagaataAGGAACGCACCAAGCGCGAGATGATCATGTACTCCATCACCGTGGCCTTCTGGATCATCAACAGCTGGATCTGGTTCCGCCGCTAG
- the mffa gene encoding mitochondrial fission factor homolog B isoform X3: MEEMAEVSRIHYEIEYTEGISQRMRIPDKLHVAPSASGDHEGACLEAPHHVLMQVPERIVVAEDSEASQYPRSRDLDFIQATPLESLALKTPPRVLTLSDQPLDFLELERPVRPAQPSEEVHSQVRVRRERSVSENTAVRQNGQLTRNDSIVTPPPRAPLRTTPYQGRRTPYGTHGGVMSLIQSTTRRAYQQVLEVLDENCCSKPVLRGGSSNPPHDPRFGLSALDTTLDGAPDDMAAVDATTLRRQIIKLNRRLQLLEEENKERTKREMIMYSITVAFWIINSWIWFRR, from the exons ATGGAAGAAATGGCAGAAGTCAGCCGCATCCATTATGAGATTGAGTACACAGAGGGTATCAGCCAGCGGATGCGCATTCCTGACAAACTCCATGTGGCCCCTTCTGCTTCTGGGGACCATGAGGGAGCGTGTCTGGAGGCCCCCCACCATGTCCTGATGCAGGTGCCAGAACGGATTGTGGTGGCAG AGGACAGCGAGGCCTCCCAGTACCCCAGATCCAGAGACCTGGACTTCATTCAGGCCACACCCCTGGAGTCGCTGGCGCTAAAGACACCCCCACGGGTCCTCACCCTCAGTGACCAGCCGCTGGACTTCCTGGAGCTGGAACGCCCCGTGAGGCCAGCTCAGCCCAGTGAAGAG GTGCACTCCCAGGTGCGAGTACGGAGAGAACGCTCAGTGAGTGAAAACACTGCAGTCCGTCAGAATGGGCAGCTGACCAGGAATGACTCAAT tgtgaccccacccccccgggcCCCTCTCCGTACCACTCCGTACCAGGGCAGACGGACCCCTTACGGCACACATGGGGGTGTAATGTCCCTGATCCAGTCCACCACGCGCCGCGCCTACCAGCAGGTCCTGGAGGTGCTGGATGAGAACTGCTGCAG CAAGCCAGTGCTTCGAGGGGGGTCGTCCAACCCTCCCCACGACCCCAG GTTTGGTCTCTCAGCTCTGGACACTACTTTAGATGGAGCCCCTGATGACATGGCCGCTGTAGATGCAACAACACTACGGCGACAG ATCATCAAACTGAACCGCCGGCTGCAgttgctggaggaggagaataAGGAACGCACCAAGCGCGAGATGATCATGTACTCCATCACCGTGGCCTTCTGGATCATCAACAGCTGGATCTGGTTCCGCCGCTAG
- the LOC118783676 gene encoding transmembrane 4 L6 family member 20-like translates to MTCCEAFTSCNGFVLLSLSIIAMGLNLTPMFADYAMDGFLFRHPVSCFEWWLPGVVGGGLLVLPSVTMAFAAKKRGSCNSRCGMLLSAGMCLLGIIGALYCLLVSFFALGTGPLICQGADASLSSCNFTIKDIGSLSQLNFDISWYLNKDGCWNKTQVGTEGGRILGDFDLDLDGYQLVNLHLVTFTGLAGIALLEVLFSLFQILAGTCGCVCGTSKRTQQH, encoded by the exons ATGACTTGCTGCGAAGCCTTCACTTCCTGTAATGGATTTGTTCTCTTGTCTCTCAGCATCATTGCCATGGGGCTGAACCTGACCCCTATGTTTGCGGATTACGCCATGGACGGCTTCTTGTTCCGTCACCCTGTCTCCTGCTTCGAGTGGTGGCTGCCAGGCGTGGTGGGCGGCGGGCTCCTG GTTCTGCCTTCAGTTACCATGGCGTTTGCTGCAAAGAAGAGAGGGAGCTGCAACTCCCGCTGTGGG ATGCTCCTGTCAGCGGGCATGTGTCTGCTTGGTATCATTGGCGCCCTCTACTGTTTGCTTGTGTCCTTCTTTGCCTTGGGCACTGGGCCACTGATCTGCCAGGGAGCTGACGCCAGTCTGTCCAGCTGCAATTTCACCATCAAGGACATTGG GTCTCTGTCTCAGCTGAACTTTGACATCTCCTGGTATCTCAACAAGGATGGCTGCTGGAACAAGACACAGGTCGGCACAGAGGGTGGTCGGATCCTGGGAGACTTTGACTTAGATCTGGACGGCTACCAGCTGGTGAACCTGCACCTGGTGACCTTTACTGGGTTGGCAGGCATAGCCCTGCTAGAGGTGCTGTTCAGCTTGTTCCAGATACTGGCAGGGAcctgtggctgtgtctgtggaaCCTCGAAGAGAACGCAGCAGCACTGA